One genomic region from Rosa rugosa chromosome 1, drRosRugo1.1, whole genome shotgun sequence encodes:
- the LOC133725947 gene encoding GDSL esterase/lipase At2g04570-like has product MAPWHISFLLPTLLLVLLLVTKVAAKVPAVIVFGDSSVDAGNNNQISTVARSNFEPYGRDFTGGKPTGRFSNGRIATDFISKAFGLKPTVPAYLDPSYNISDFATGVTFASAGTGYDTATSDVLSVLPLWKQLDYYKEYQAKLRAYQGGNEAKETINEALHVMSLGTNDFLENYYSTFPPSGRSSQYTISQYQDFLIGTAANFVKELYKLGARKISVGGLPPMGCLPLERTSNIMDGNDCISNYNDVALEFNNKLNILTVSLNKELPGSKLVFSNPYFIFLHMIRRPSFYGFEVTSVACCATGMFEMGYACNRNNMFTCTDASKYIFWDSFHPTEKANQIVSDYLVKRALAQFL; this is encoded by the exons ATGGCACCCTGGCACATTTCATTTCTGCTCCCAACTCTCCTCCTAGTTCTACTACTAGTCaccaaagttgcagcaaaagTTCCGGCAGTCATTGTGTTTGGAGACTCCTCCGTCGATGCTGGGAACAACAACCAGATTTCCACCGTTGCCAGGAGCAATTTCGAGCCTTATGGCCGTGATTTCACTGGTGGCAAGCCAACCGGGAGGTTCTCCAACGGCCGAATAGCCACGGACTTCATCTCCAAAGCTTTTGGACTCAAACCGACCGTTCCGGCCTACTTGGATCCTTCCTACAATATATCAGATTTTGCCACTGGTGTCACATTTGCTTCTGCTGGCACCGGCTATGACACTGCAACTTCAGATGTGCTG TCTGTGTTACCGCTATGGAAGCAATTAGACTACTACAAGGAATACCAAGCTAAACTGAGAGCTTACCAGGGAGGAAATGAAGCAAAAGAAACAATCAACGAAGCTTTACACGTGATGAGCTTAGGAACTAATGACTTCCTGGAGAACTACTACTCCACATTTCCACCATCAGGCCGATCATCCCAATACACTATCTCCCAATACCAAGACTTTCTCATTGGAACCGCAGCGAATTTCGTGAAGGAACTCTACAAGCTCGGAGCTCGGAAAATTTCCGTGGGAGGACTGCCTCCAATGGGGTGCTTGCCATTAGAGAGAACCAGTAATATCATGGATGGAAATGACTGCATTTCGAATTACAACGATGTGGCTTTGGAGTTCAATAACAAGCTGAATATCTTGACCGTAAGCCTCAATAAAGAGCTTCCTGGAAGCAAATTGGTGTTCTCAAAtccttattttattttcctgCATATGATAAGAAGGCCTTCTTTCTATG GTTTTGAGGTGACATCAGTGGCTTGTTGTGCCACAGGAATGTTTGAGATGGGCTATGCATGCAACCGAAACAACATGTTCACATGCACCGATGCAAGCAAATACATCTTCTGGGACTCCTTCCATCCCACAGAGAAAGCAAACCAGATCGTCTCTGATTACTTGGTCAAACGTGCCCTGGCCCAGTTTCTTtaa
- the LOC133732371 gene encoding secreted RxLR effector protein 161-like: MATCAHGEVPISKGDKLNKDQCPKTSVEKREMESVPYARLVGSLMYAQVCTRPDLFFAVGMLSRFQSDPGHKHWTPGKKVLRYLQRTKSHMLVYKCVKKLELVGFTDSDFAGNYHASMKSTCGYVYILAGGAVAWKTMKQSLIATSTMQAEIIAIYEGVCEGLWIRNFLLETKILSNLVDGKLKVYCDNEAAVFFSKNSKRSNNSKHIDLKFYSVRKRVKDGEIEIAAISTDAQLADPFTKALPISVFKKHVEDMGILSSLDS, translated from the coding sequence ATGGCTACTTGTGCTCATGGGGAGGTTCCAATATCTAAGGGagataaattaaataaggatcAATGTCCTAAAACAAGTGTTGAGAAAAGGGAAATGGAGTCTGTACCATATGCTAGATTAGTTggcagtctcatgtatgcacaagtgtgcACTAGGCCAGATTTATTCTTTGCAGTTGGCATGTTGTCTAGATTTCAATCTGATCCTGGACACAAGCATTGGACTCCTGGCAAAAAGGTATTGAGATACCTACAGAGGACTAAGAGTCACATGCTTGTGTATAAGTGTGTGAAGAAACTTGAACTTGTAGGCttcacagactcagattttgcaGGCAATTATCATGCATCAATGAAGTCTACTTGtggctatgtatatatattggcAGGTGGTGCAGTGGCTtggaaaacaatgaaacaatcaTTGATAGCCACATCCACCATGCAAGCAGAAATTATAGCCATATATGAAGGTGTATGTGAAGGCCTATGGATCAGAAACTTTCTTTTGGAAACAAAGATTTTAAGTAATCTTGTTGATGGAAAGCTGAaagtttattgtgataatgaagctgcTGTGTTCTTCAGTAAGAATAGCAAAAGATCcaataattcaaaacatatagACTTGAAGTTCTACAGTGTGAGAAAGAGGGTAAAAGATGGAGAGATTGAAATAGCTGCCATTAGCACAGATGCACAGCTTGCAGACCCTTTTACCAAGGCATtaccaatttcagttttcaagAAGCATGTTGAAGACATGGGAATTCTCTCTAGTTTAGATTCCTGA
- the LOC133743997 gene encoding uncharacterized protein LOC133743997, with translation MKKLYNKKGKVHPSPPPSTPDPFALLPATILTLTTALSVQDREVLAYLISYTNTNNNNNNNNNSTSINTNKANDAHKAGNDHPDPPMSQCDCFRCYKSFWARWDASPNRQLIHEIIEAYEEKLAEKKRRNPKVKKVRKKKIEEETKGNIDNLPVMKEELSNNPEVDVENCDGDEEGCEVEVEKGSSMRRLASFIGDRIWGVWN, from the coding sequence ATGAAGAAGCTCTACAACAAGAAAGGCAAGGTCCACCCGTCGCCACCGCCTTCGACACCCGACCCGTTCGCCCTGCTTCCTGCCACCATTTTGACTCTGACCACCGCCCTCTCTGTCCAGGACCGAGAGGTCCTCGCCTATCTCATCTCCTACACCaacaccaacaacaacaacaacaacaacaacaattcgACCAGCATCAACACCAACAAGGCCAACGATGCCCATAAAGCTGGAAACGATCACCCTGATCCTCCGATGTCCCAGTGTGACTGCTTTAGGTGCTACAAGAGCTTCTGGGCACGATGGGATGCTTCACCCAACCGGCAGCTCATACATGAAATCATCGAGGCGTACGAGGAAAAGTTGGCtgagaagaaaaggagaaatCCCAAGGTGAAGAaagtgaggaagaagaaaattgaGGAGGAAACGAAGGGTAATATTGATAATCTACCGGTCATGAAAGAGGAGCTGAGTAATAATCCAGAAGTGGATGTGGAAAACTGTGATGGTGATGAAGAAGGCTGTGAGGTTGAGGTTGAGAAAGGATCCTCCATGAGGAGGTTGGCGAGCTTCATTGGAGATAGGATTTGGGGTGTttggaattag